AAAAGTAACCAACATTGGCAAAGAAATATCCTTAGTTGAGTGCGATCGCCAAACCTTAATTACTTGGGGCAAAAAAGCAATAGTTGTTAGAGATGCAGCTGTAAATCCAAGAATATTGGTGAAATCCATGAGTTCAATAAATAGGATAATTTGGGATGTTCTGCTCAGCAGAGCATCCCAAATTAGAATTAAATCACATGAATCAGCGCATCATTGGCATCACAGGAGGCATTGCCACAGGTAAAACCACCGTCTCTGATTATTTGCATCAGACCTATGGACTGCCAATTCTTGATGCTGATTTATATGCTAGACAAGCTTTAACAGGCGATAGCCTTGCAAAACTCCGCGATCGCTATGGCAAATTAATCTTTGATGATCAAGGAAACCTTGATCGCCGCAAGTTGGGCGCGATCGTATTTGAGAGCGAAATCGAGCGTCAATGGCTGGAAAGACTAATCCATCCCTATGTCCAAGAATGCTTAATTGCTGAAGCACAACATTTAGAGCCATCAACGGTGGTAATGGTGATTCCCTTACTGTTTGAGGCAAAAATGGAAGACTTAGTGACCGAGACATGGGCGATCGCTTGCGATCCCCAACAACAGTTGCAAAGACTAATTAACCGCAATCATCTTTCAGAATCTGAAGCGCTACAGAGAATCTCTAGTCAAATGTCTCAATCTGAAAAAATTGAATTAGCTGACATAATAATAGTTAACTCTGATAATACCGAAGAGCTATTTTTTCAAGTTGATCAAGCGCTACTTAACTCATCACACGGCATATTTTTAAACGTGAGTTGATATCGCCCATTGGCGTACCTGCTGAATCAAAGCATTTTCTTTGAGAGTACTTTTGAGTTCTAAAAAATTCTGAAGATCGCTAGTTCTTAGTAAAGGAAAAGCAATACTATAATCATTCAAAGAATAGTGTGCGCCGACTAAATAATGAATCGTAATTACCTGCCCGTCATAGCGCCAAACTTCAGGTACGCCTAATTGGGCATAGATAGAAAATCGATTCAGCGAACTACTCGTAATATCAATTTCGATCGCTAAATCTGGTGGCGGATCGAGTTGTAAATCAATCTTGTCTTTACCCCAAACCTTCGCTTCATTCTGGATGTAATAGCATTGATCTGGTTCTAGACCTCTTGCTAAATCTTCGCGATCGCAAGTCATCGAACCTAAACTAAGAATTTCCATTCCTAGTGTCTCAGTCAGAGCCTCGACAATGCGACCCAAAATCTTTTTATAATTTTCGTGCAGGTCAGATGGCATCCGAATTTCTAACAGCCCATTGTCATAGGTGAGGCGCTTACTGGGCTGAGATTCTAAATCATCGGCGATCGCACGATACGTCTCCCATCTTATCGATGGCAGCAATATATGATTACTTGCGCGATCGCTAGATTTAGGCAGAATTGCCGTCATGTTATTACTGAGGTTTTTCTGGAGTTGTTGCTGGAGTTGTTGCTGGCAAATTTAGAGGGATTGGTTGTGCATTAGGTGCAGTCTGAGTTGCAGGAGCAACTTGTGCAGGGATCGGAGCCGTTACCGTTGGCTTAGTAAGCCAACCACCACTAAGCATCACTGTTAAGCCCAAAAAAGCTGCGGTTAAAAACCAAGTGACTCGATTGAGAGCTGTTTCTGCGCTTTTGGTACTTGAGAACAATTGAGCTTGACCACTAAAGCCACCCAGACCATCACTTTTAGGACTATGTAAGAGAATTAAGACCACTAAGCAAATAGCAACAATAGACCAGACTATTTTTAAGGTTTCGTACATTTTTAGATAGTTTTCTTTATATGGTTTTCTATAAACAGCTTAACGCATCTACTAAGTAGCTAAGCAAAATTAAATGTAAAACCCAAAATCTGTACCGCCCGCGTAGCGGGCGGTACAGATTTTGGGTTTAAATTAGGCAAATTGCTGACCTAACTCAATCGGGTTATGCACTGTAATTCGTTTTTTTGAAATTGCGATCATTTTTTGCTTGCGCAAATCGCCCAGCAATCGAGTTACCGTTACTCGTGTGGAGCCGATCGCTTCCGCGATCGCCTGATGGGATAGCTTCAAATCAATCGTTACGCCGTCAGTCGAAGGTGTACCAAAGTCACGACAAAGAATTAGCAAAAAGCTTACTAGCCTTGATCCCATGTCCCGATGGGCAAGCGTCTCAATCATCATCTCCGTTTGCAAAATCCTTGATGACAATCCGCGCAATAATACCATCGGCAATTCAGAATCTTCCTTCAGAGCCTTTTCAACCTGATCAATCGGT
The Pseudanabaena sp. BC1403 DNA segment above includes these coding regions:
- the coaE gene encoding dephospho-CoA kinase (Dephospho-CoA kinase (CoaE) performs the final step in coenzyme A biosynthesis.), which codes for MNQRIIGITGGIATGKTTVSDYLHQTYGLPILDADLYARQALTGDSLAKLRDRYGKLIFDDQGNLDRRKLGAIVFESEIERQWLERLIHPYVQECLIAEAQHLEPSTVVMVIPLLFEAKMEDLVTETWAIACDPQQQLQRLINRNHLSESEALQRISSQMSQSEKIELADIIIVNSDNTEELFFQVDQALLNSSHGIFLNVS
- a CDS encoding Uma2 family endonuclease produces the protein MTAILPKSSDRASNHILLPSIRWETYRAIADDLESQPSKRLTYDNGLLEIRMPSDLHENYKKILGRIVEALTETLGMEILSLGSMTCDREDLARGLEPDQCYYIQNEAKVWGKDKIDLQLDPPPDLAIEIDITSSSLNRFSIYAQLGVPEVWRYDGQVITIHYLVGAHYSLNDYSIAFPLLRTSDLQNFLELKSTLKENALIQQVRQWAISTHV
- the secG gene encoding preprotein translocase subunit SecG, whose protein sequence is MYETLKIVWSIVAICLVVLILLHSPKSDGLGGFSGQAQLFSSTKSAETALNRVTWFLTAAFLGLTVMLSGGWLTKPTVTAPIPAQVAPATQTAPNAQPIPLNLPATTPATTPEKPQ
- the ntcA gene encoding global nitrogen regulator NtcA produces the protein MNGGMFPPMTETFERGKTIFFPGDPAERFYFLVKGAVKLSRVYEAGEEITVALLRENSVFGVLSLITGNRSDRFYHAVAFTPVELLSVPIDQVEKALKEDSELPMVLLRGLSSRILQTEMMIETLAHRDMGSRLVSFLLILCRDFGTPSTDGVTIDLKLSHQAIAEAIGSTRVTVTRLLGDLRKQKMIAISKKRITVHNPIELGQQFA
- a CDS encoding SemiSWEET transporter, with the translated sequence MDFTNILGFTAASLTTIAFLPQVIKVWRSHSTKDISLPMLVTFIAGITLWLIYGLLVNAAPIYLANGITLILNLLILRFKLKYG